The following coding sequences lie in one Apium graveolens cultivar Ventura chromosome 3, ASM990537v1, whole genome shotgun sequence genomic window:
- the LOC141712842 gene encoding rop guanine nucleotide exchange factor 12-like isoform X1 has protein sequence MSDDKRKNGTKTPPPERQITDIDLMKDRFSKLLLGEDMSGGGKGVSSALALSNAITNLAASVFGEQRKLEPMDPDRKVRWKKEVDWLLSVTDYIVEFVPSQQKSKDGTTMEIMITQQRRDLLMNIPALRKLDTMLIDCLDNFKGPNEFRYVSKDADESEKGVQRDDKWWLPTIKVPPEGLSEASRKFLQYQKDCVNQVLKASMAINAQVLSEMDIPESYIESLPKNGRSSLGDQMYKSITVEYFDPDQFLITADLSSEHKVLDLKNKIEASIVIWKRKMVQKDAKSTWGSAVSLEKRELFEERAETILLLLKQRFPGLPQSSLEISKIQCNRDVGFAILESYSRVLESLANTVFSRIEDVLYADSMTQNPSLAISKMKPVKDSSPGPRISSAEDELETVGTPSSMTLSDFMGWNYEGADAEMKKMNSVGNVEKDNEVKITSKPANVVTRKKFSYLDKLEWSGLRSPTSRH, from the exons ATGTCAGATGATAAACGAAAGAATGGGACTAAAACCCCACCACCCGAGCGACAAATTACAG ATATTGACTTGATGAAGGACCGGTTTTCCAAGCTTCTCCTGGGGGAGGACATGTCCGGTGGTGGTAAGGGTGTCTCTTCGGCTTTGGCTTTGTCTAACGCGATTACAAATCTTGCTG CTTCTGTTTTTGGAGAACAGAGAAAATTGGAACCTATGGATCCGGACAGGAAAGTAAGGTGGAAAAAAGAAGTCGACTGGCTCCTATCTGTAACAGATTACATTGTTGAATTTGTCCCTTCTCAGCAGAAATCCAAAGATGGAACCACTATGGAG ATAATGATTACACAACAGAGAAGAGACCTGCTTATGAACATTCCAGCACTGCGCAAGCTGGACACCATGCTTATT GATTGCCTAGACAACTTTAAGGGCCCCAATGAATTCAGGTATGTATCAAAAGATGCTGATGAATCTGAGAAAGGAGTGCAGAGAGACGACAAATGGTGGCTGCCTACCATTAAGGTACCTCCTGAAGGTCTATCAGAGGCATCGCGAAAATTCCTACAATATCAAAAAGATTGTGTCAACCAAGTGCTTAAAGCATCTATGGCCATCAATGCGCAAGTTCTATCTGAAATGGACATTCCAGAGAGTTATATTGAATCACTCCCAAAG AATGGTAGATCAAGCCTTGGCGATCAAATGTATAAAAGCATCACGGTAGAGTACTTTGATCCTGATCAATTCCTAATAACCGCAGACTTGTCATCGGAACACAAAGTTCTTGATCTCAAGAATAAAATTGAAGCGTCTATAGTGATTTGGAAGAGGAAAATGGTACAAAAGGATGCAAAGTCTACCTGGGGTTCAGCTGTAAGTTTGGAAAAGAGGGAGCTCTTTGAAGAGAGAGCAGAAACCATCTTACTACTTTTAAAACAGAGGTTCCCGGGGCTTCCTCAATCCTCACTGGAGATAAGTAAGATCCAATGCAATAGG GACGTGGGCTTCGCTATTCTGGAGAGCTATTCGAGGGTATTAGAAAGCTTGGCAAACACTGTGTTTTCCCGAATAGAAGATGTCCTATACGCTGATTCCATGACTCAAAATCCATCACTTGCAATATCTAAAATGAAACCAGTAAAAGATTCATCACCAGGCCCAAGAATCTCAAGTGCCGAGGACGAGTTGGAGACAGTTGGAACACCCAGTTCAATGACACTATCCGATTTTATGGGATGGAATTATGAGGGGGCAGACGCAGAAATGAAAAAGATGAACTCAGTTGGTAATGTAGAGAAGGATAATGAAGTAAAGATTACGAGCAAGCCTGCTAACGTTGTGACCAGAAAAAAGTTCTCCTATCTTGATAAACTTGAATGGAGTGGCTTAAGGAGTCCAACATCTCGTCATTAG
- the LOC141712842 gene encoding rop guanine nucleotide exchange factor 12-like isoform X2, producing MDPDRKVRWKKEVDWLLSVTDYIVEFVPSQQKSKDGTTMEIMITQQRRDLLMNIPALRKLDTMLIDCLDNFKGPNEFRYVSKDADESEKGVQRDDKWWLPTIKVPPEGLSEASRKFLQYQKDCVNQVLKASMAINAQVLSEMDIPESYIESLPKNGRSSLGDQMYKSITVEYFDPDQFLITADLSSEHKVLDLKNKIEASIVIWKRKMVQKDAKSTWGSAVSLEKRELFEERAETILLLLKQRFPGLPQSSLEISKIQCNRDVGFAILESYSRVLESLANTVFSRIEDVLYADSMTQNPSLAISKMKPVKDSSPGPRISSAEDELETVGTPSSMTLSDFMGWNYEGADAEMKKMNSVGNVEKDNEVKITSKPANVVTRKKFSYLDKLEWSGLRSPTSRH from the exons ATGGATCCGGACAGGAAAGTAAGGTGGAAAAAAGAAGTCGACTGGCTCCTATCTGTAACAGATTACATTGTTGAATTTGTCCCTTCTCAGCAGAAATCCAAAGATGGAACCACTATGGAG ATAATGATTACACAACAGAGAAGAGACCTGCTTATGAACATTCCAGCACTGCGCAAGCTGGACACCATGCTTATT GATTGCCTAGACAACTTTAAGGGCCCCAATGAATTCAGGTATGTATCAAAAGATGCTGATGAATCTGAGAAAGGAGTGCAGAGAGACGACAAATGGTGGCTGCCTACCATTAAGGTACCTCCTGAAGGTCTATCAGAGGCATCGCGAAAATTCCTACAATATCAAAAAGATTGTGTCAACCAAGTGCTTAAAGCATCTATGGCCATCAATGCGCAAGTTCTATCTGAAATGGACATTCCAGAGAGTTATATTGAATCACTCCCAAAG AATGGTAGATCAAGCCTTGGCGATCAAATGTATAAAAGCATCACGGTAGAGTACTTTGATCCTGATCAATTCCTAATAACCGCAGACTTGTCATCGGAACACAAAGTTCTTGATCTCAAGAATAAAATTGAAGCGTCTATAGTGATTTGGAAGAGGAAAATGGTACAAAAGGATGCAAAGTCTACCTGGGGTTCAGCTGTAAGTTTGGAAAAGAGGGAGCTCTTTGAAGAGAGAGCAGAAACCATCTTACTACTTTTAAAACAGAGGTTCCCGGGGCTTCCTCAATCCTCACTGGAGATAAGTAAGATCCAATGCAATAGG GACGTGGGCTTCGCTATTCTGGAGAGCTATTCGAGGGTATTAGAAAGCTTGGCAAACACTGTGTTTTCCCGAATAGAAGATGTCCTATACGCTGATTCCATGACTCAAAATCCATCACTTGCAATATCTAAAATGAAACCAGTAAAAGATTCATCACCAGGCCCAAGAATCTCAAGTGCCGAGGACGAGTTGGAGACAGTTGGAACACCCAGTTCAATGACACTATCCGATTTTATGGGATGGAATTATGAGGGGGCAGACGCAGAAATGAAAAAGATGAACTCAGTTGGTAATGTAGAGAAGGATAATGAAGTAAAGATTACGAGCAAGCCTGCTAACGTTGTGACCAGAAAAAAGTTCTCCTATCTTGATAAACTTGAATGGAGTGGCTTAAGGAGTCCAACATCTCGTCATTAG